The nucleotide sequence TACATCTAGCCCAGCATAGATAGCATTCGTCAGTTCAGCACATGCCTTAAGACATTGCGATCGCTGCTGGGGGTTTTGAGAGGATTTTGTTGCTCGCAAGTCTTGCTGATGTGGCTGAATTGGTTTTGCCATGATGAAGGTGAGGAAACGTGGGTAGAACCCAAATTTCTGATAGAGTGCGTGGTGCTTTCGGCTGTTGGGAAAAGTAAACAACCCTATCTGCCACGTCCCCCTTTGCGCAAATTGAGCCATCTACTCAAAGCTCCCTTCCTTCAGGAGAGAAATTGGGGCAGAGATCTATCTACCTGCGTTGCCGCCCCAACCTAATCCCTAGCTCCTTTTCTGCGAGGGCAGGGGAACCGGGTTTTCATACTACAATTCAGCAACGTCAATTTTTATACGGTAATGTGGGATTTGGTTGTCCTTGTTGCAAATCTAGTATCCTGAGAAGGGTCTTTGTCGCGCAGGTTGGAGGATAGCTTTGTGGATGATGCAGGTTTACCAAAAGTACCTAAGCGCTTGTCGGAATACTCTGCCTCACAGCATGATGACTTGCCTGAAGCTTATCGAGAATTGCGTGATGAGCCTCGGAAGTCTAAAAAATCGTTGAAGTTCATTGGGTTGGCGATCGCCGCTTTTCTTTTAGTCATCCTACCTTTTATCTGGTTCAACCTCCGTCCTCAACCGACTGCTCTAAGCGCAAATTCTACAGAGCAGCGATCGGGTCAGCCATCGGGAGCCGTTATCTCATCTTCTACTACAGTTCCGTTACCGTCTTCCAGCAGTGCCACCGCCTCCCCCGACCAAGTCTTGGGGCATTACCGCTATGCCGAAGTGCCTTTATCTGACCTAGAGCCAGTTGCCAATGACATTAAGATGCATAAAGCGGCTGCCCCTAAGTTTCTGGCAATGGTGGATGCCGCCCAAGCAGAGGGTGTTAGCCTAACTATCCTTTCAGGGTTTCGCTCGGTGGAAGAGCAGACGCATTTATTTTTTGATGTCAAAGCCGAACGGGGACAAAATACCGATACTCGCGCCGATGTCAGCGCTCCTCCAGGCTACAGCGAACACCACACCGGATATTCTGCCGACATTGGCGATGCTAATGAACCTGGAACTCATTTGAGCCAAAGTTTTGAGCAAACTGCTGCCTTTAAGTGGCTTCAGCAAAATGCGGCATACTATAGTTTTGAACTGTCTTTTGCCAAAGGCAATCCCGAAAAGGTAAGCTACGAACCGTGGCATTGGCGCTATGTGGGCGATCGCAAAAGCCTAGAAATATTCTACAGAACCAGAAAAAAGTGAATCAAGCCTCTCTTAACCTCGTCGCTATCACTCTTTTTTCGTTAGTCATGATGAGCCTACTTGGGCCCATTCTGCATTTGTCGCCGACTGTTCCAGCGATCGCCACTTTCGCCATCCTCAGCTTTATGGCGGTTGATACCTTTGGGTTGCAAGGACGGTTTGGGGCGATCGTCATTGATGGTTTTGCCCGCCTATCGCCAGAGCATCGGGCGCGGGTCATTTGCCATGAAGCTGGGCATTTTTTGGTGGCGCATCTGTCGGGTATTCCTATTACGGGCTATACCCTAACGGCTTGGGAAGCATTTCGCCAAGGGCAACGCGGTCAAGGTGGCGTTAGCTTTGACACACAGGAGTTAGACCAAGAGTTAAAGCAGGGCATCTTATCGAATCAACTGATCGATCGCTACTGCACTGTTTGGATGGCGGGAACTGCTGCCGAAACCTTGATCTATGGCAATGCTGAGGGCGGCGCAGACGATCGCCAAAAGTTCCGGACGCTGTGGTTTCAGCTTAAACGTACTAATGCTGAGGGAGCGCTGAAAGAGAAAGGAGCAATTTTCCAGGCGAAGTCATTAATTCAAGGGCAGATGCAGGCGTTTGAAGCATTAGTTGCGGCAATGGAGCAACGTGCCCCTGTTGAAGATTGTTGTCGGGCGATCGATGAGCAGCAGACACCTCAAGCAACATAGACACCCCAAACAACCTAGCTCTTGCTTTTTCAGCAAAAAGCCCCGCTGTCCACATAACAATGACAACGGGGCTTTTGATGACACTCTAATCTTAAGACATGGACTGAATGATGTAGTCGAAGTAAGGAGCCGCTTCAGCCGCATCTTCGTCATTCAAGAGTGCTAAAGATGAAGCCTTGAGGCAACGAATGGATTCCACCATGCCAGGAACCGGAACGCCGAGAGAGTTGTACATTTCTCGCACACCCACTAGACCAATGCTTTCAATCGGGTCTTTGTCGCCTGCCAAAACGCCATAGGTCACTAGGCGAAGATACCAGCCATAGTCACGGAGACAGAGGGCACGTTGGCGATCGCCGTAGGCATTTCCGCCCGGAGCGATAAAATCTGGACGCTTCTGCCAAAGCTGCTTGCTGGCAGCTTGAACAATTTTCTTTTCGTTATCGGCTAAGGTCGCCGCGATGCGAGTTCGCTTCTCGCCGGTTTTTAAAAAAGCTTGAATACTCTGCAACTCGCCACTGCTGGGGTAGCGAAGTTCTTCGTCGGCATTAAGAATGACTTGGCTAACTACACTCATAAATGGTTGGGATGATTATTGAGATGGTTTGGCTAATGCTTGTATCTTACCGAGATTAGGGGACGGAAGGAAAGAGAAAATTATTAAACTCATAGAAACTGCCTATCAATGAATCTTTAAAGAGTTTATAAACTTTAATATTTGAGTTAACTTCAGCAGATTCGTTAAGGAGACGTTTCGATCGCCTACTCTAATATCGTGTTTTTGATGATATTTCAAAATATTTCAAAGACATTAGTTAGCCTGCGTTAGGGATTTTTTTGCTCATCCTCCTGAACCCGATAAAATAAGAGACTATCCTCTTTCCATTTCTTCCCATGTCTTCTTCTCCCAAGCTATATCACATCACCACCTTCGGCTGCCAAATGAACAAAGCCGACTCCGAGCGGATGGCTGGCATTTTGGAGGACATGGGTTTTCGCTGGTCGGAAGATCCCAATCAAGCCGATCTCATTCTCTACAACACCTGCACCATTCGGGACAACGCCGAGCAGAGGGTTTATTCGCACCTTGGCAAACAGGCAAGACGCAAGCACGAAAAGCCTGACCTGACTCTGATTCTTGCCGGATGTGTGGCGCAACAGGAAGGTGAAGCTCTACTGCGGCGAGTGCCCGAACTAGATTTAGTGATGGGCCCGCAGCACGCCAATCGTTTGCAGGATCTGCTAGAGCAAGTGTTTAACGGCAACCAGGTTGTTGCTACTGAGTCGGTTCATATTTTAGAAGACATTACTCAACCGCGTCGGGATAGTCACATTACCGCTTGGGTTAACGTCATTTATGGCTGTAACGAACGCTGTACCTATTGCGTTGTGCCTAATGTGCGAGGCGTAGAGCAGTCGCGTACACCGGAAGCCATTCGGGCAGAAATAGAAGAATTGGGTCGGCAGGGTTTTAAGGAAATCACGCTGTTAGGGCAAAACATTGATGCCTACGGACGCGATTTGCCAGGATCTACTGCTGAGGGTCGCCATCAGCATACGCTGACTGATTTGCTGTACTTTGTCCACGATGTTCCTGGTGTTGAGCGTATCCGGTTTGCCACTAGCCACCCTCGCTATTTTACCGAGCGGTTGATTCGGGCTTGTGCCGAGTTGCCCAAGGTGTGTGAGCATTTCCATATTCCCTTTCAGTCGGGCGATAACGAGGTGTTGAAAGCCATGTCGCGCGGCTACACTCACGAGAAGTATCGGCGGATTATCGACATGGTGCGCTACTATATGCCCGATGCTTCCATTAGTGCGGATGCGATCGCCGGGTTTCCGGGTGAAACCGAGGAACAGTTTGCCAATACGCTCAAACTGATGGAAGACACTGAGTTTGATATGGTCAACACTGCCGCTTACTCTCCCCGTCCTGGCACTCCTGCGGCACTGTGGGAAAACCAGTTGAGTGAAGAAATTAAGAGCGATCGCCTCCAACGCCTGAACCATGTGGTCAACACCTCAGCCGCCGAGCGATCGCAGCGCTACTTGGGGCGCACCGAGGAAATTTTAGTAGAAGCACAAAACCCCAAATTTCCAACCCAAGTAATGGGCAGAACTCGAGGCAACCGCCTCACCTTTTGCACCGGCGATATTCAGGAGCTACAGGGAAAAACCATCCGGGTTAACATCACCGAAGCCCGCTCCTTCAGCCTAACGGGACAAATGATGGTTCCCCTCTCTTGCGGATAAATGCTACACTTTCGCCAAGTTTCTCGCCAAACTTTAGCTGCCAGAATCCTGTGATTGCAACACTGTTCATTCTGTTTCTAGGTTTAACGCCCTCTCTGCTGTCCCTGTGGCTCATGCGGCAAGCCGATGCACGAGGGCAAGCACGCCTGCGTCTAGCCATGGATGCCTTTGCCACACGCGGGATGCCCTTACGGCTACAGCCTGATCAGCACTATGTTGAAGGCATCGGTTACATCATTGGAGACTTTACTTGTCGGTTCAATGCCCGCTCCAATCAAATTCGCTGTGCCATCAATCCCTTTGGGCCCTGTCAAGACTGTTCTCATTATCAGCAAAAACCCCTAGAGGATTAAGAGGAGTCGTAGACTCCTCTTAATCCTCTGCCGCTAACAATTTAGTACCATTCAACAATTTACTTACCGTCCAACAATCCGCATCCGTTGAGTCACTGCGGTCATACCATCGTTGCGAATGATTACTGCCGAAACCCAGCGATTCTCAGGAAGGAGCGGAGCACGCCCGATTTTGAAAAGCCCCCCGGATGACAGTAGCTCCAAGTTGATTGGAACTGCATTGAGGTAACCGCCAGCACTGATTGTTTCTTCCAGCGCTGCGCCTAACAGCAGACGATCGCCCAACGGCTCGGTAACAATGGCATCAAAAGCATAGCTGCGTCCGATGGTTATCTGTTCGGGCAAGTTAACCTGCACCGTGGGCGGCGTTTGACCCATCGTCACCTGGCTTTGCTCTGACAAAATTTCTTGCTGAACAATTTTTTGACCTTCAAATCGTTGCCGCGAAGCAATAGTCGCAGTCAAATTAATGGGGCGATCGGGCGTGGTCTGGGTGCCAGTAATGGTTGTTGTTGTCTCCACCACTAACGCACTGCCCTCTGCCTTCCAAGAATTAATCTCAGTTTTGTAGACCATGCCGGGGTAACGCTTCCAAAACTTTGACAATGCGTCTTGAAAAGAGCGGTAGGTCAACCCATCAGAATTTGTGAATTGAGGGTCATAGAACGCCATAACAGCGGGCAAATTACCCCCACTAGCCGCCGCGTCAATTTGAGCTAGGGTCTGGGTCAAAATGGCAGGAGCCGGACGCACAGCAGGCGCGGCAGCAGGCGCTTGAGCAAGGGCTTGATCTGTCCAGCCAGTTATCCCTAGGCTAAAGGGCGCAATTCCTAAGGCCCAAATTAGGGCACAGCTAGACCAGGAGGTAAAACAATAACGCATGGAAATTCGCTCAAAATGAGTGGAACAAGGTGACGCAAAATAGCAACTTAGCCCTAATATTAATTGTGCTTCTTTGCCCCAAAAGTGGAACGAGCATCTGCAAATGATTCTAGGGTATCTTGATTCGTCTCCTAGCGAACAGTAAAAAGGTTTCAGAAAAAGGTTTCAGGTTCTCACCTCAGGTTCTCAATAATAGCCAGTCAGGTAAAGTTATGTCGGTCGCTACCTCTGCAAAAATGTCTCAAGAATTATCAGAAGAACTGCCTCAACGGCTGTTAATTGCAGCCAGCGGCACGGGTGGACATTTATTCCCAGCGATCGCCACTGCCGAGCAACTCCCCCAGACTAAGATTGAATGGCTAGGCGTGCCCGATCGCCTCGAAACCCAGCTTGTGCCTGCAACCTATCCGCTTCACACCATTGACGTTGGGGGCTTTCAGCAAAAATTTGGACTAGGCACCCTGCGCATTTTTACCAAACTGCTGCTGTCGGTGCTACAAGTGCGCAAGTTACTTAAAAAAGGTAAGTTTCAAGCGGTGCTAACCACAGGGGGCTACATTGCTGCCCCTGCTATTTTGGCGGCGCGTTCTTTGGGTTTGCCCGTGGTGCTGCACGAGTCTAATGCGCTACCTGGCAAGGTGACTCGGTGGCTCAGCCCACTCTGTACGCGAGTGGCGATCGGCTTTGAATCGGCGGCGCAATACTTGCCCCGTGCCCAAACGATCTATGTCGGTACGCCTGTTCGGGCACAGTTCCGCACCCATCCACCGCTAGATCTAGCAATTTCCTCAGAGGCTCCCTTAATTGTGGTGGTGGGCGGCAGTCAGGGAGCCGTCAGCCTGAATCAAAAGGTACGGGAGTGTGCTCCCGCCTGGATCGATGCTGGAGCGTGGATCGTTCACCTGACTGGAGAAAGTGATCCTGAAGCTAATAGCTTTCGCCATCCCCATTATTTTGGGCTGCCGTTTTACAACAACATGGCAGCGCTACTTCATCGGGCAAATCTTGCCATTAGTCGAGCGGGTGCAGGTTCGATGACCGAGTTAGCGATGACTCAAACTCCTGCAATTCTCGTTCCCTACCCTTACGCCGCCGAAGATCATCAGACTTACAACGCCAGAGTATTTGCTGATGCAGGAGCCGCACTGCTATTTCCTCAAAACCTGCTCACAGCCGAAACTTTGCAAACGAAAGTGTTGGAATTATTACGATCGCCCGAAACCCTTCAAGAAATGGCAGCCGCAGCCGGAAGCTTGGCGGTTCCTAATAGCGCTGAATTGTTAGCAGCTTTGGTTAAAAATTTGATTGTTGAGAAGTTAGTTCAATTAAAGATCTATTAAGGCAGCCCTGTAAAGAATCATAGAGACAACTGAATTCTGAGGTGAATTCTTCTATGATGCAATTAGGCAGGTTAACTAGATTGAGGGAGCGTACCAGGTTAGGTGCGATCGCAGCATAAAATTCTCATCTGGTTTCTGTTCTTCCCTTCATCAACTTAAAGGTCATAATTATGAACATCATCCAAGCGATCGGCGTTGCGATTTCATATTTTTTTGATGGCTGCATCGAGCTTTTTAGCCCTAATCATGATGATTATCCCCAGAGTGGTGTTCAGCCCTTTGAAGGGGAGAGTCATCCCAAGAAGTCACCCTTCTCAAGGCATAAGTACTAGCCTTAAGACCAGCAACATAATTGGGTTAAAAGCCGGACTTCCTTGGGAAATCGGGCTTTTTTCTAGTGCCATGGCGAAGCGGTTAGTCCGGCATCAGGATGATAAACCTTGGGTATCAGTTCCGCTGAATCATTCTGCTATCTCAGTTAATCGGCTCCTTTAACGCACTTAAATTTGAATTCGCTTTATTGTTTTGAATTCGCTTTATTGTAGTGAAAGCTGCTCTTGGTTCATCCAGACTGATCCAGCAATTTTGCCCTAGCAATTGAGTGATTCCCCATGCCCCACCCTTCTCTGCCTGTCGTCAAAAACTATATCAATGGTCAATGGTGTGT is from Timaviella obliquedivisa GSE-PSE-MK23-08B and encodes:
- a CDS encoding D-alanyl-D-alanine carboxypeptidase family protein — protein: MDDAGLPKVPKRLSEYSASQHDDLPEAYRELRDEPRKSKKSLKFIGLAIAAFLLVILPFIWFNLRPQPTALSANSTEQRSGQPSGAVISSSTTVPLPSSSSATASPDQVLGHYRYAEVPLSDLEPVANDIKMHKAAAPKFLAMVDAAQAEGVSLTILSGFRSVEEQTHLFFDVKAERGQNTDTRADVSAPPGYSEHHTGYSADIGDANEPGTHLSQSFEQTAAFKWLQQNAAYYSFELSFAKGNPEKVSYEPWHWRYVGDRKSLEIFYRTRKK
- a CDS encoding nuclear transport factor 2 family protein, whose product is MRYCFTSWSSCALIWALGIAPFSLGITGWTDQALAQAPAAAPAVRPAPAILTQTLAQIDAAASGGNLPAVMAFYDPQFTNSDGLTYRSFQDALSKFWKRYPGMVYKTEINSWKAEGSALVVETTTTITGTQTTPDRPINLTATIASRQRFEGQKIVQQEILSEQSQVTMGQTPPTVQVNLPEQITIGRSYAFDAIVTEPLGDRLLLGAALEETISAGGYLNAVPINLELLSSGGLFKIGRAPLLPENRWVSAVIIRNDGMTAVTQRMRIVGR
- the murG gene encoding undecaprenyldiphospho-muramoylpentapeptide beta-N-acetylglucosaminyltransferase encodes the protein MSVATSAKMSQELSEELPQRLLIAASGTGGHLFPAIATAEQLPQTKIEWLGVPDRLETQLVPATYPLHTIDVGGFQQKFGLGTLRIFTKLLLSVLQVRKLLKKGKFQAVLTTGGYIAAPAILAARSLGLPVVLHESNALPGKVTRWLSPLCTRVAIGFESAAQYLPRAQTIYVGTPVRAQFRTHPPLDLAISSEAPLIVVVGGSQGAVSLNQKVRECAPAWIDAGAWIVHLTGESDPEANSFRHPHYFGLPFYNNMAALLHRANLAISRAGAGSMTELAMTQTPAILVPYPYAAEDHQTYNARVFADAGAALLFPQNLLTAETLQTKVLELLRSPETLQEMAAAAGSLAVPNSAELLAALVKNLIVEKLVQLKIY
- the miaB gene encoding tRNA (N6-isopentenyl adenosine(37)-C2)-methylthiotransferase MiaB — its product is MSSSPKLYHITTFGCQMNKADSERMAGILEDMGFRWSEDPNQADLILYNTCTIRDNAEQRVYSHLGKQARRKHEKPDLTLILAGCVAQQEGEALLRRVPELDLVMGPQHANRLQDLLEQVFNGNQVVATESVHILEDITQPRRDSHITAWVNVIYGCNERCTYCVVPNVRGVEQSRTPEAIRAEIEELGRQGFKEITLLGQNIDAYGRDLPGSTAEGRHQHTLTDLLYFVHDVPGVERIRFATSHPRYFTERLIRACAELPKVCEHFHIPFQSGDNEVLKAMSRGYTHEKYRRIIDMVRYYMPDASISADAIAGFPGETEEQFANTLKLMEDTEFDMVNTAAYSPRPGTPAALWENQLSEEIKSDRLQRLNHVVNTSAAERSQRYLGRTEEILVEAQNPKFPTQVMGRTRGNRLTFCTGDIQELQGKTIRVNITEARSFSLTGQMMVPLSCG
- a CDS encoding ATP-dependent Zn protease produces the protein MNQASLNLVAITLFSLVMMSLLGPILHLSPTVPAIATFAILSFMAVDTFGLQGRFGAIVIDGFARLSPEHRARVICHEAGHFLVAHLSGIPITGYTLTAWEAFRQGQRGQGGVSFDTQELDQELKQGILSNQLIDRYCTVWMAGTAAETLIYGNAEGGADDRQKFRTLWFQLKRTNAEGALKEKGAIFQAKSLIQGQMQAFEALVAAMEQRAPVEDCCRAIDEQQTPQAT
- a CDS encoding allophycocyanin; the encoded protein is MSVVSQVILNADEELRYPSSGELQSIQAFLKTGEKRTRIAATLADNEKKIVQAASKQLWQKRPDFIAPGGNAYGDRQRALCLRDYGWYLRLVTYGVLAGDKDPIESIGLVGVREMYNSLGVPVPGMVESIRCLKASSLALLNDEDAAEAAPYFDYIIQSMS